DNA from Salmo trutta chromosome 14, fSalTru1.1, whole genome shotgun sequence:
atcaccggattcctgccgcatgCTCTGGGCCATTacactggatcatcgcagctagctagctgcaacccAGTAGCTACTGCTgtctaacgcctctgtcccgaagcaagaacctgttagccttgagctagcctcgagctaggaccatctcccggctagccgaagaggtataCCCGCTAATtcgtgggctacaatacctcttttgccaattagcctggaccctttattgccgacacggagccccgccgatccatcatgactggtctgccaacgtaaTCGTCCaatgtggtttcaacaggcttttccattgcgatgtcgccgaagacccatctgctagccccggccgcTAGCTTTCTGAATGCCGTGCCTCCCGCTTGCTAAGCATAGTAGCGACTACCAAACAGCTCCCTGACTCACCGATTTCTGCTCATTGAACCCTATGATCACTCTGCTtcacatgcctctctctaatgtcaacatgccttgtcttcTGCAGTTTCTGTtaattattattgttttatttcactgtagagcccctagtcccgctcaacatgccttagatagctcttttgtcacacaccccacacatggggagacctcacctggcttaactggtgtctccagagatgcaagctctctcatcgtcactcaatgcctaggtttacccccactgtacagtcgtggccaaagttttgagaatgacacaaatattaattttcacaaagtctgctgcctcagtttgtatgaaggcaatttgcatatactccagaatgttatgaagagtgatcagatgaattgcaattaattgcaaagtccctctttgccatgcaaatgaactgaatcccccaaaaacattgcCACTGTGTAACAATATTCGTCGTCTGAAGAAGATGaatcatcggaccaaaacgcagcgggtaaagtgttCATGCTTATTTTAATaactgaacactaaaacaaaaataacaaggAGAATactgaaacagttccgtaaggtgcaaacactaaacagaaattaactacccacaaaaaccctgtgggaaaaggctacctaagaatggttcccaatcagagacaacgatagacagctgtccctgattgagaaccatacccggccaaaacaaagaaatacacaaaacatagaaaacggcacatagaatgcccaccctagtcacaccctgtcctaaccaaaatagagaacaaaaccctctctatggccagggcgtgacagtacccccccaaaggtgcggactccggccgcaaaacctcactctaaaggggagggtccgggtgggccttgtttacggcggcggctctggtgcgggacgtggaccccgctccaccttaggcttggcccacttaggtggcgcctctggagtggggacccaaaaccctctctatggccagggcgtgacacactgcatttcagccctgccataaAAGGACCatctgacatcatgtcagtgattctctcgttaacacaggtgtgagtgttgacgaggacaaggctggagatcactctgtcatgctgattgagtttgaataacagactggaagcttcaaaagactGGAACAAACTGGAAGcttcattataccttatccaacctctcagttccaccacccacaaatgcgatgacatcacctggtttcaatgatgtttctagagacaatatatcactcaatgcctaggtttacctccactgtattcacatcctaccatacctttgtctgtacattataccttgaagctattttatcgcccccagaaacctgctccttttactctctgttccagacGTCATAGActaccaattctcatagcttttagccgtacccttatcctactcctcctctgttcctctggcgatgtagaggtggattcaggccctgcagtgcctagctccactcctattccccaagtgctctcttttgatgacttctgtaaacgtaatagccttggtttcatgcatgttaacattagaagcctcctccctaagtttgttttattcactgctttagcacactctgccaacccggatgtcctagccttgtctgaatcctggcttaggaagaccactgaaatctccatccctaactacatcATTTTCAgtcaagatagaacggccaaagggggcggtgttgcaatctactgcagagatagcctgcagagttctgtcctactatccaggtctgtacccaaacaatttgaacttctacttttaaaaatccacctctctaaaaacaagtctctcaccgttgccgcctgctatagaccaccctctgccccagctgtgctctggacaccatatgtgaactcattgccccccatctatctccagagctcgtgctgctaggtgacataaactgggacatgcttaacaccccagccatcctacaatctaaggaTGATGCccacaatctcacacaaattatcaatgaacctaccaggtaccaccccaaagccgtaaacacgggcaccctcatagatatcatcctcacaaacttgccctctaaatacacctctgctgttttcaaccaagatctcagcgatcactgcctcattgcctacatccgtaatgggtcagcggtcaaacgacctccactcatcactgtcaaatgctccctgaaacacttcagcgagcaggcctttctaattgacctggcccaagtatcctggaaggatataggaaactctgtcaccaccgataaatccactataattgagcatttcaataagcatttttctaaggCCGGTCATGCttcccacctggctacccctaccccggtcaacagcactgcacccccccacagcaactcgcccaagccttccccatttctccttctcccaaatacagtcagctgatgttctgaaagagctgcaaaatctggacccctacaaatcagccgggctagacaatctggaccgtttctttctaaaatgatctgccgaaattgttgcaacccctattactagcctgttcaacctctctttcgtgtcgtctgagattcccaaagattggaaagcagctgcggtcatccccctcttcaaagggggggacactcttgacccaaactgctacagacctatatctatcctaccctgcctttcttaAGTCTTTCGAAAGctaagtcaacaaacagattaccgaccatttcgaatcccaccgcaccttctccgctatgcaatctggtttcagagctggtcatgggtgcacctcagccacactcaaggtcctaaacgatattgacctggccaaggctttcgactctgtcaatcaccacatcctcatcggcagactcaatagccttggtttctaaaatgattgcctcgcctggttcaccaactacttctctgatagagttcaatgtgtcaaatcggatggcctgttgtccgggcctctggcagtctctatgggggtgccacagggttcaattcttgggccgactcttttctctgtatacatcaatgatgttgctcttgctgctggtgagtctctgatccacctctacgcagacgacaccattttgtatacttctggcccttctttggacactgtgttaactaccctccagacgagcttcaatgccatacaattctccttccgtggccttcaactgctcttaaaaacaagtaaaactaaatgcatgctcttcaactgatcgctgactgcacctgcccgcccgtccagcatcactactctggacggttctgacttagaatatgtggacaactacaaatacctaggtgtctggttagactgtaaactctccttccagactcacatcaaacatctccaatccaaagttaaatctagaattggcttcctatttcgcaacaaagcatctttttcactcatgctgccaaacataccctcgtaaaactgaccatcctaccgatcctcgacttcagcaatgtcatttacaaaatagcctccaataccctactcaataaattggatgtagtctatcacagtgccatccattttgtcaccaaagccccatatactacccaccactgtgacctgtactctctcgtgggctggccctcgcttcatactcgtcgccaaacccactggctccaggtcatctacaagaccctgctaggtaaagttcccccttatctcagctcgctggtcaccatagcagcacccacctgtagcacgcgctccagcaggtatatctctctggtcacccccaaagccaattcctcctttggccgcttctccttccagttctctgctgccaatgactggaacgaacacaaaaatctctaaaactggaaacgcttatctccctctctagctttaagcaccagctgtcagaacagctcacagattactgcacctgtacatagcctatctataatttagcccaaacaattacctcctcccctactgtatttatttatttatttattttgctcctttgcatcccattatttctatttctattttgcactttcttccactgcaaatctactattccagtgtttttcttgctatattgtatttacttcgccaccatggccttttttttgcctttacctcccttatctaacctcatttgctcactttgtatatagacttatttttctattatattattgactgtatgtttgttttactccatgtgtaactctgtgttgttgtatgtgtcaaactgctttgctttatcttggccacatcgcaattgtaaatgagaacttgttctcaacttgcctatctggttaaataaaggtgaaataaaaaaaatacaaataaaaaagaggGTGGTGCtcggaatcattgttcttcctctgtcaaccatggttacctgcaaggaaacacgtgccgtcatcattgctttgcacaaaaagggcttcacaggcaaggatattgctgccagtaagattgcacctaaatcaaccatttatcggatcatcaagaacttcaaggagagcggatcaattgttgtgaagaaggcttcagggtgcccaagaaagtccagcaagcgccaggaccgtctcctaaagttgattcagctgcgggatcagctGCAAGCTCTGTACCACCAgtaaagacttttggaggatggcctggtgtcaagaagggcagcaaagaagccacttctctccaggaaaaacctcaaggacagactgatattctgcaaaaggtacagggattggactgctgaggactggggtaaagtcattttctctgatgaatcccctttccgattgtccggagaagacaaggtgagcgctaccatcaggcCTGTGTCATGCCagcagtaaagcatcctgagaccattcatgtgtggggttgcttctcagccaagggagtgggctcactcacaattgcctaagaacacagccatgaataaagaatggtaccaacacatcctccgagagcaacttctcccaaccatccaggaacagtttggtgacgaacaatgccttttccagcatgatggagcaccttgccataaggcaaaagtgataactaagtggctcgggcaacaaaacattgatattttgggtccatggccaggaaactccccagaccttaatcccattgagaacttgtggtcaatcctcaagaggcgggtggacaaacaaaaacccacaaattctgacaaactccaagcattgattatgcaagaatgggctgccatcagtcaggatgtggcccagaagttaattgacagcatgccagggcggattgcagaggtcttgaaaaagaagggtcaacaatgCAAATATTGAccctttgcatcaacttcatgtaattgtcaataaaagcctttgacacttatgaaatgcttgtaattatacttcagtattccatatctgacaaaaatatctaaagacagtgaagcagcaaactttgtggaaattaatatttgtgtcattctcaaaacttttggccacgactgttgacagcccatctgtaaatagtacacccaactacctcatccccatattgttgtttatttttttgctcttttgcaccccagtatctttacttgcacatcatcatctgtacatctatcactccagtgttaatgctaaattgtaattatttcgccactatggccaatTTTTTGTCTCatctccctaatcttactacatatgcacacactgtacatagatttttctgttgtgttattgactgtacgtttgtttatcccatgtgtaactctgtgttgttggttttgtcgcactgctttgctttatcttggccaggtcgcagttgtaaatgagaacttgttctcaactggcctacctggttaaataaaggtgaaataaattttaaaaaataacTAATGCCCATTCtcccaatatatcactgtaatTGATGACCTGAGCCCATTCTAGTCCCGTAACGACACTTGAGTATGTAGGCCAGACAGGAATGGAGTGACTTGTTTGCTCCATAGTACAGCAGATGCGAAATGGTGACATCATTACTTATTTTGTGAAAATGCTTAATGTTTCTTTGCATTGGAGGGGGGCGCTCAAAGAGGCTTTTCCACTGAGGAGAATTACTGTAGATGGCACTGATAATAGGAACCAGAGTGATTTACAATGGTGGGATGAAGATTCCAAGGTCTCAGTGTGCTCCTCCTCTGACCCCTGctaccccttctctcctccccaccagTGTAGTACATTACTAACCTATCACCAACATGAagccagagagcagagagagaggttaagTTCATGCTGTCCAAGCCAAGGACAGATGCACAGCAGACAGAACTGTTCTGACCCTGTCATAGACTTTGGGTCTATCTGGTGAAGCCTTCCAGCTCAGAGCGCCACTGATCTCAATGCTGTGGACAATGACAAAGGATCCAGTGGACTACCTCTGTTGGACCTTAGTTTAGTCCATGGCGGATGTTCTCCCTGTCTTCCTTTCTACTGCAGTACTATAAGATGCGTCTGTTGATACTCTGAGTTGTTATGAAGGGTTTCTGTCTCAGTCCCCCCTGCCCTGGTATTTATAGATGCTTTCACTGGAATGCTGGTGCTAAAACATTTGCATAATGATGTTATGCTACATTTAAACGGCTTATGATGTAGTTCCACAACAGAGGTGTGAATGAGGTCTGGCCATCAGTTCAGATGAAAGGTCATTTTAAAGGGATATTGTACTGTAACAGGAAAATAATACACTTTActctttgtttgtgtgtttatggaAATCCTTAAATTGTTTTGTTTAAACCCTGTCTGAGTATTCTGCGTGTTCTGTTTTGTAGATTAGGGGGGATTTCAATAGTCAGCTGCCGTGGTAGAGAACAGTTGCGTTGGGCGGTTAACCCTCTCTACACCCCTGACCCAGAGGCATAGGACAGCTAGTATCAGGGTCTGTATCTCACAGATTACAGGTGTTGACTAGTGACAAATGGGACACTGCTCAGCTGCAAACCAGTGGATCATCGTTCATCCTGTCACTGTCCCCAAGAGATACAGGGCATCATCTTGAAGGAGCCATTATTGTGATGGATGGATCATTGTGTGTGCATGGACCTATGTTGAACTCATTATACTGCTGGGTGTATAAGAAAACAACAGCAACCATGGAACTCCACTTcacacattgagagagagatcTGTGATTTACATTCTTTTTTTTACCTTGTTGCAGGAAGTGGATTTGTACAGAACCAACATCCAGGACAAGCTTGGTTTGACTGTCTGCTACAGGACTGATGATGAGGACGAGACTGGGATCTACGTCAGTGAGGTATGTAGCACATCTGCAGCCATGGCCAGATACAGACAtcatttttgaaagaaaagagaCAAGCCCTTTCCCCTTGGTGCCCCCTCCCTGGTATACTGTTGTCACGGTTAAGATGTAAAGAAGAAGCAGGAATAATGGGTGCTGGTTGGACAGAACTTCATGTATCATCTTATGGTCACTAAAGTAACAGACAGTACACCTCTGAATTAAGAATATCAAAACCTGCAGATAAGAACTGTATTTTCTTTATGCTGTTTCTTTCCTCTGTGACTGAAAGTCTGCTTGAAATGAAAACATGCTCTGCGCTATTTCTTCAGATTGACCCAAACAGCATCGCTGCAAAGGATGGCAGGatcagagagggagatagaattATCCAGGTAAGGATGAACATTCTCAATACTTACAAGGAACTTTATAATAATATATTGTGCATGACCATTTCGGAGCCCAACTCTGATTCCATTCCTCTACTTCTCCATTTAGATCAATGGAATTGAGATCCAGAACCGAGAGGATGCTGTGGCTTTGTTGACCAGTGAGGAGAATCAGAATGTGTGCCTACTGGTAGCCAGACCAGAGATCCAGGTAATCTCACCACCCACCTCCTAGACCCCTCTCTAGTACTAGGCATGTATAAACTCTATTAGTCTGTTTCCTGAGTTGTACTGTAGCCTTAATTGGAAGAGACTAACGTCCTCCTCCCGCTCCCTCCTGTCCCCTGTGTCCTAGCTGGATGAGGGTTGGATGGATGACGATAGGAATGACTTCCTGGATGACCTCCACATGGACATGctggagcagcagcaccaccAGGCCATGCAGTTCACCGCCAGCATGCTGCAGCAGGTACGGTACAGCAGCCAGCATAGAGCCCCTCAgcactgtagacacacacagtacacacagcgtGAGTCAACAAGATGGCTCGATCAATCATAGATTCACATATGCTCACCTGCATGTTGCTGAAGATGAGCCAATTCCATACAGGGTAACATATGCTCAGTTGCCATAATGGCCCACAGTACTCTGCATACTGAAATGTAGTAGCAGTGATGTGGGTAGGTTAACATAGTCAATGATAAGTACAGAGAAAACTAATCATGTGGGCCATTATGGGGCCAAACTAATAATGTGTGTTAAAAGGTGATTCAATTATTCATCCTATTGTCTGGTGTTGCAGAAGAAGCATGAGGAGGATGGTGGAACAACGGACACAGCCACCCTGTTGTCCAACCACCACGAGAAGGACAGTGGGGTTGGCCGCACCGACGAGAGCACGCGCAACGACGAGAGCTCTGAGCAGGAGAACCTGGGGGATGACCAGACTACAGCCTCCAACACACTGGCCAGCTGCAGCCGCAGGAAGCTGACCTACAGCCAGGACACCCTGGGCAGCACTGACCTGCCTTTCAGCAATGAGTCCTTCATCTCTGCAGACTACGACCATGCTGACTTCCTGGGTATCCCCGCCGATGAGTGTGAGCGCTTCCGAGAGCTCCTGGAGCTGAAGTGCCAAGTGAGGAGCGTGGGGGGCCCCCATGGCCTGTACTGCCAGAGTGCCGGGGCCGGAAGGGCCGAAGAGGGGGTGGACAAGGAGCTGGAGCTGCTGAACGAGGAGCTGCACAGCATTGAGCTTGAGTGCCTCAACATCGTCCGGGCCCACAAGATGCAGCAGCTAAGGGAGCAGTACCACGAGTCGTGGATGCTGCACAACAGCGGCTTCCGCAACTACAACACCAGCATCGATGCGCGCCGCCACGAGCTCTCCGACATTAACGAGCTGCCCGAGAAGTCGGACAAGGACAGCTCCAGCGCCTACAACACTGGAGAGAGCTGCCGCAGCACCCCCCTCACCCTGGAGCTGTCCCCAGACAACTCCCTCCGAAGGGGGGAAGAGAACCAGGGCGAGGCCGGGGCCTACACCAGCGCAGGGCTCAACAACAGGATCCTCAAGCCCCTGCTGTCTCCTGTCCAAGAGGCCGATGGCCCCAGCAGAATCAGGCCCTCCTCCTCTAAGGAGTCTGAGTGTGGTCTGCAGGCGGAGGAGAAGGAGCGTAAGCTGGGAGAGTCTACTCACAAGCTGGCCCAGCCCCGCTCCCCGTACAAACACGCCCACATCCCGGCCCATGCCCAGCACTACCAGAGCTACATGCAGCTGATCCAGCAGAAGTCTGCCGTGGAGTATGCCCAGAGCCAAATGAGCCTGGTCAGTCTGGTCAGCCGCGGTGACCCTGTGACCCCCAGAGACATGCTAGAGCCCAAGAAGGAGTGGAAGGTGAAGATCCGCAGCGATGGCACACGTTACATCACCAAGAGGCCCATCAGGGACAAGCTGCTGAAGGAGCGCGCCCTGCGTATCCGCGAGGAGCGCAGCGGCATGACCACAGACGACGACGCCATCAGCGAGCTGAAGATTGGGCGGTACTGGAGCAAGGAGGAGAGGAAGCAGCACGCGGTGCGCGCCAAGGAGCAGAAGCAGCGCCGCGAGTTCATGAAGCAGAGCCGCGCTGACTGCCTGAAGGAACAGGCCAGCCTAGATGACGACAAGAAGGAGCCCAATATCATTGAGCTGAGCCACAAAAAGATGATGAAAAAGCGGAACAAGAAAATCTTTGACAATTGGATGACTATCCAGGAACTTTTGACCCACGGTGCTAAGTCGCCTGACGGCACGCGAGTGTAcaactccctcctgtctgtcacCACAGTATAGTAGGCAGACAGGACAGGCCAGGCCTGgggtgtaatgtactgtaaataGGACACTACCGATTGGGGTAGAGGTTTCTGCCTCGTTCAATGTGGCAACATTTTGTAAATATAACACAGGTAAAGCCTTTCTGAAGGACCTTTTGGCCCCTGCGGGCGGTTGAGAGATACTTTACAAAGTGTTCCATGGATGGACTTTGAAGATGATTATTGACAGGATAAGGATGATATAAGACTGTTTTCAAATGCTTTCAATAactttcccactgggcacattTCCCACTGGGCATTTTGGTtaaacgtaatttcattgaaatgacgtgaaaACGACGTTGACTCAACCAGTGCGTGCCCTGTGAGTTTCTACCTTTGTTCTGTGTGTCAAGAACGTTTGTCATAAGTAAAGAGCAGCcaacatttacatatttttttttgttttattacgTTTTTAACAAGTATCTCTTATCAGTATTTTACTGTTAtacactatacagtgccttcgggaaagtattcaggcccattgacattttgttacgttacagccttattctaaaatgtattaaatcattttttcccctcatcaatctacaccccataatgacacagcaaaaacaggtgtttagaaatgttttaaaaaaacagaaatatcacatttacataagtattcagaccctttactcagtattttgttgaagaacctttgggagcaattacagcctcgagtcttcttgggtatgacgctacaagtttggcacacctgtatttggggagttcttcccattcttctctgcaaatcctctcaagctctgtcaggttggatggggagcgttgctgcacagctattttaaggtctctccagagatgttcgattgggttcaagtccgggctctgaatgggccactcaaggatattcagagacttgtcccgaagctactcctgcattgtcctggctgtgtgcttagggtcattgttctgttggaaggtgaaccatcgccccagtctgaggtcctgaatgctctagagaaggttttcatcaaggatctctctgtacttcgctccgttcagctttgcctcaatcctgactagtctcccagtccctgaaaaacatccccacactatgatgctgccaccaccatgcttcaacgtagagatggtgccaggtttcctccagatgtgatgcttggcattcaggccaaagagttcaatcttggtttcatcagaccagagaatcttgtttctcgtggtctgagagtctttaggtgccttttggcaaactccaagcgggctgtcatgtgccttttactaaggagtggcttccgtctgaccactctaccacaaaggcctgattggtggagtgctgcagatatgattgtccttctggaaggttctcccatctccacaggggaactctggagctctgtcagagtgaccatcggggtcttggtcaactccctgaccaaggcccttctcccccgattgcacagtttggccaggcagccagctctaggaagagtcttggtggttccaaatttcttccatttaagaattatggacgCCAcggttttcttggggaccttcaatgctgcagaaatgttttgatacccttccccagatctgtgcctcgacacaatcctgtgttGGAGCTCTAgggacagttccttcgacctcatggcttggtttatgtctgacatgcactgtcaactgtgggaccttatatagacaggtgtgtgcctttccaaatcatatcaattcaattgaatttactaacaggtggacttcaatcaagttgtacaaacgtcaatggaaacaggatgcacctgagctcaatgttgagacttatagcaaagtgtctgaatacgtatgtaaataaggtatttatgtttttttttcgctttgtcattagggggtattctgtgtagattgctgaggattaaatatgttttaatcaattttagaataaggctgtaacgtaacaaaatgtggaaaaagtcaaggcgtctgaatactttccgaagtcacCGTGTATGCAAAAGTATggggacacccattcaaattagtcGATTCGGCTatatcagccacacccgttgctgacaggtgtataaaattgagcacacagtcatgcaatttctatagacaaacattggcaggacaatggcccatactgaagagctcagtgactttcaacattgcaccgtcataggatgccacctttccaacaagtcagtttatcaaatttctgccctgctagagctgccccggtcaactgtaagtgctgtgataatgaagtggaaacgtctaggagcaacaacagctcagccgtgaagtggaaggccacacaagctcagaatggtaccgccgagtgctgaagcgcgtagtgcgtaaaaatcgtctgtccacggttgtaacactcactaccaaattccaaactgcctctggaagcaacgtcagcacaataactgttcgtcgggagcttcacgaAATCGGTTTCCATGGCcgtgcagccgcacacaagcctaagatcaccatgtgcaatgataagtgtcggctggagtgatgtaaagctcgtcgccattggactctggagcagtggaaacacgttctctggagtgatgaatcatgcttcaccatctggcagttcgacggaCATATCTGGGTTtgtcggatgccaggagaactctacctgtcccaatgcatagtgccaactgtaaagttgggtggaggaggaataatggtctgggctatttttcatggtttgaactaggccccttagttccagtgaagggaaatcttaacacaacAGCATATTTTgacattctagattattctgtgcttccaactttgtggcaacagtttggggaaggccttttcctgtttctgcatgacaatgcccctgtgcacaaagcgaggtccatacagaaatggtttgtcgagatcggtgtggaagaacttgactgacctgcacagagccctgacctcaacccaatcgaacacctttgggaggaattggaacgccgactgcgaaccaggcctaatcgcctaacatcagtgcctgacctcactaatgctcttatggctgaatgg
Protein-coding regions in this window:
- the LOC115207542 gene encoding E3 ubiquitin-protein ligase PDZRN3-B-like isoform X1, which translates into the protein MGIELDRFKGAVDPDFKCNLCNKVLEDPLTTPCGHVFCANCVLPWVVQKSSCPVKCQRISTSELNHVLPLKNLILKLDIKCDNHARGCEKVVKLHHLAEHAEMCDYSPAKCRNKGCKEGLNLKDMDAHMRESCDYRPVGICDSGCGLMLIHKEQKLNTHCCLKAMKAHNSALHGKVVNLDKEFKKQSLKSSKREKSLLAQLSAVHNELQMTALKYQKKFTEYSARIDSLTRTLVPPCKGWETKNVTAILHREGGSLGFNIVGGRPCADDHDGTSNEGIFVSKIVEKGPTDKEGGLQIHDRIMEVNGKDLSKSTHDQAVEVFRTAKEPIMVQVLRRAPRPKPSIPASDTQVVDISTQTDITFQHIMALTKLPATAPTVEQYLMPEEHSPGHEYFDPNDFLEGMQQEMDREELEYEEVDLYRTNIQDKLGLTVCYRTDDEDETGIYVSEIDPNSIAAKDGRIREGDRIIQINGIEIQNREDAVALLTSEENQNVCLLVARPEIQLDEGWMDDDRNDFLDDLHMDMLEQQHHQAMQFTASMLQQKKHEEDGGTTDTATLLSNHHEKDSGVGRTDESTRNDESSEQENLGDDQTTASNTLASCSRRKLTYSQDTLGSTDLPFSNESFISADYDHADFLGIPADECERFRELLELKCQVRSVGGPHGLYCQSAGAGRAEEGVDKELELLNEELHSIELECLNIVRAHKMQQLREQYHESWMLHNSGFRNYNTSIDARRHELSDINELPEKSDKDSSSAYNTGESCRSTPLTLELSPDNSLRRGEENQGEAGAYTSAGLNNRILKPLLSPVQEADGPSRIRPSSSKESECGLQAEEKERKLGESTHKLAQPRSPYKHAHIPAHAQHYQSYMQLIQQKSAVEYAQSQMSLVSLVSRGDPVTPRDMLEPKKEWKVKIRSDGTRYITKRPIRDKLLKERALRIREERSGMTTDDDAISELKIGRYWSKEERKQHAVRAKEQKQRREFMKQSRADCLKEQASLDDDKKEPNIIELSHKKMMKKRNKKIFDNWMTIQELLTHGAKSPDGTRVYNSLLSVTTV
- the LOC115207542 gene encoding E3 ubiquitin-protein ligase PDZRN3-B-like isoform X2, which produces MGCSLCTLQKPEEQYKLLYEVCQVNGKDLSKSTHDQAVEVFRTAKEPIMVQVLRRAPRPKPSIPASDTQVVDISTQTDITFQHIMALTKLPATAPTVEQYLMPEEHSPGHEYFDPNDFLEGMQQEMDREELEYEEVDLYRTNIQDKLGLTVCYRTDDEDETGIYVSEIDPNSIAAKDGRIREGDRIIQINGIEIQNREDAVALLTSEENQNVCLLVARPEIQLDEGWMDDDRNDFLDDLHMDMLEQQHHQAMQFTASMLQQKKHEEDGGTTDTATLLSNHHEKDSGVGRTDESTRNDESSEQENLGDDQTTASNTLASCSRRKLTYSQDTLGSTDLPFSNESFISADYDHADFLGIPADECERFRELLELKCQVRSVGGPHGLYCQSAGAGRAEEGVDKELELLNEELHSIELECLNIVRAHKMQQLREQYHESWMLHNSGFRNYNTSIDARRHELSDINELPEKSDKDSSSAYNTGESCRSTPLTLELSPDNSLRRGEENQGEAGAYTSAGLNNRILKPLLSPVQEADGPSRIRPSSSKESECGLQAEEKERKLGESTHKLAQPRSPYKHAHIPAHAQHYQSYMQLIQQKSAVEYAQSQMSLVSLVSRGDPVTPRDMLEPKKEWKVKIRSDGTRYITKRPIRDKLLKERALRIREERSGMTTDDDAISELKIGRYWSKEERKQHAVRAKEQKQRREFMKQSRADCLKEQASLDDDKKEPNIIELSHKKMMKKRNKKIFDNWMTIQELLTHGAKSPDGTRVYNSLLSVTTV